The DNA window GTGTCAGACTGATTAGATAGAACACTCCAGGATGGTTTAAAGTGGAGTCTGATAAAGAATGTTTCCcagtagagagaattattggtAATCAGTGTGACCCTTGTGCCCCAGGGACTGTTTGAAATTCTCCTCACTGTGAGGCAGTGGGGGCCAACATACTGTTCTGTCACATGGGAAAAACACTCTCACATTGTTCTCTTGGTAGGGTGAGAGGGAAAGTGAGCATTATTAAGTGGCAGAGAGccacaaagaaaaacaacaacaggtcttctttaattttttttttaattttttttttttaattaatttatttattttttgccagcaGTATTTAATTCGATTATTTATTTGCTGAACTTAAGTATAGAATTAAGAAAATGGAGATGGAAAATGGAGGCCAGGAATATAAGGAAGGTTATATAAGAGGTAAGATTCACAGAAATGTAGTGCTGGCAGTGCAATGTTCATTGTGACGAGATAGAGTAGCGGAGCTTCAAAAAGAGGAccataacatatacagtattgaGATAACAAAGAAACCGAGACTGTATTTTATTGCATAATGTTGGTCCAGTAGTCAATAACCACTCTTTCGGAATGCCACCAAGGAAAATCGACTACTTGGcacttaaaattatattaatttgttgTTTGAATtctgtcacacacactcacacaggcaTGTTTTACATAACCTACAGTCCACATGTAAGATCAGTCTTAAAAATTTAGTACATGAGAAAATCAACTGAGTGTCCCATATCTTACTGATGCCCCTAATCATGGCAAAAACATGTTGTAAAAAGAAAGACAAAGCACTTCATGAGATGAGGCAGCATGAAATGAAACctctgtgtttttctgtgtgcATGTTTCCTCTCATGTGAAACAAACCATCATGTGTTGGTATGTGGCTGTGGCCTGTggctttttttaatctttaatgaACAAGCCAACTGTATTCAGCAACATTCTGAAAGGTGTAAGAAGAAAATGTTATGGCTGAGAAAACATTCGCTTTGTGAAAACATTTGGTTTTGTGAAAATGATTTAGATGGAGACTTGAAAGCTGTTTTACTGTTTGTAATATTTTAcccataaaacatgaaaatattttaCCCAGTAGTCAAGATAAACCGAAATGTTAAGAGTTGAGTTACTCAAATGGATAGTTAAGATCAGGCAGCCACTTATCAACAGACATGATGGTGATAAATGATTCAGCCTGCTATGCTTTAAAGCCTTTGTTACAGAAAGCTCAACCCAATGTTTTATGGTATTGTTATGCAATAAATGCGGAGAACTACAATTCAGTAATTCACTATAGCTGTTCATGGGTGTCTCAAGGTTGACTCTACCTGACAATTATGAGTAGGCATTTAATTTGTCTTCCAATGTGAGTTTGTATTCTTCCCCTATGTACCTCTAACTGTAAAGGAGCATACATCGATTCTCATGGTAGCCTTATGTTTGCAGAATGAATTCCAGTTCACTCAAGTGAACTCAGGCACAGTGATGTGGTCGGGAGGGGAAATTTAAGGTGGaaactctttacaataaagtttattttacagtggtgtttgtGGTGTAACTTTGCGAGTGTAAATTCAGAGACTGTGGTGTTTTAAAACATGCTGCTGTTTTATGATACAGCAGAAATCTATCACATAGTCTTATCTATATTTGAGTTGCCTTGGAGTTCCTCCTTAGATCGTGGATGGGCGGATGCAAGTGATGTCGGCACTACGGTATATAAACTGGATTGACCGTCAAATCCAGACGCTAGAAGTGAGTTTTTCTGCGGTGAGAGTGCTGCTCaagcatatttatttttgcaggtaGGCCTTTTCTGATGTATTCTTTTGAATTAGCATTCCTGTAATGGTTTGAGCGGTTTCGCAAATTTAACTCGCATTAAAATGACCACGGTAATTAATAGTTTCAGACCAAATACAGTAGTTTTGCTACTTTGGCATTTTGTAGACACAATACTCTAAAGTCGTAATGAATCATTTAAACAGGGTAGAAGTTATTAGACTTTCTGTCAATTTGTGTGGGTTGCTTGCACTGTATGTCTGTTGGAAATGAAACAATATAGCTTATTAATAATATGAATAGCGTAATTAAGTATCAAATCTTTTCAATGATTACTGATAATGTTTTGCTTTAACCTACAAGATTGAAACGACCGTCAAATCATGAATAAAGAAGAGGAAATGAAAGAAGTAGAACTAAACGAGATGGATCAAGAAAAACAGCCGATGACCGGAGAAGCTCCGACAGGCACCGAGAAAAACGGCTGCGTGAAGGTCAAAGTGCCGGAGGATACGGAGGTCAAATTTACGGGCCTCTCCAAAGAAGAGTTAATGAAAGTCGCCGGTACAACTGGGTACACATACAAGACCGTTATTAAATGACTCGGAAATTAGATATTTTtcgttggtaacactttacaataaagttccatttgttagttaacattagttaactacattagttaacatgaactaacaatgaccaatacttttacatcatttattaattttagataatgttaatttcaaaatacaaatacatgtttaaaatcaaaagctgtttttgtgaacattagttaatgcaccatgaacttacaatgaacgattttatttttatttactaacattaacaaagatgaataaaagctgcaaacaatatattgttaattgtttgttcatgatacctaatgcattaactaatgataacaaatggaactGTAAAGTGTGACCTTTTCGTttttaaatctatctatctatctatctatctatctatctatctatctatctatctatctgtctgtctgtctgtgtctgtaattctgtctgtctgtctatctctctgtcattctgtctgtctgtttgtctgtctgacatACAGTAATGCATCTCCCCAGGTGGGTTCGGACTCGCTGGATCTTGCTGGTTCTGTTCTGGCTCGGATGGGTTGGCATGTTAGCTGGGGCAATTGTAATAATAGTACAGGCCCCACGCTGTAAACCCATCCCTGAAATGAACTGGTGGAATGAGGGTCTTCTCTACCAGATATCTGATGTGAATGCTTTCTCTGAAAGTGGATTGAAAGGTGAGAGTTTCTCAATGTAGTGCTTGGTCCACTTGTATTActgtttatacattttattctaaatcatgaagaaagaaataaaataaaaatctcttcTTGACAGCATTTTTAAGTTCACCTGCTCTTTGTACAATTCTCCCACTTTTCACCACACTGTGCCAGGGCTTTCCTAGTATGAACTGCACAAAGTGTTAATAACAGTCCCAGTATTTTTCCCTGGCTCTTTGCTAAGATAACATTAGAGTACTTGTGAAGGTAAGCAAAACTGACTGACTGTCTTGTGACTCTATCATGTGAGGAAGTATGCTGACCTACACTTGATTCTGCCCTCATATCCCAAATTCAGCAAAAACTTTTGCTGAGTTGCAAATGTGCGATATTGCACACATGTCAGAACACTCTTACACAAATTCTATAGATTAAATACATCATAGATTAATATAATCAAGTACAGTGGCCTTAAACCTTGATATCTAAATGTGCACACAGTACTGTGGCCATGCACTCAAAGCAGATTAATCATTAAAAGATCACCCTGAACTTCCACTGTGGCTGGGGAATAAGGAAGTAATGTAATTGATGATGTCTCGTCACTTCCTCTCTTGCTTCAACCTTTTTAACCCTTCTCCCTTTCGTTCCATAGGGGTCGAGGAGAAACTAGACTATCTGAACCAGATGAAGGTGAAGGGTCTTGTTTTGGGTCCAATACACACTGTGCAAGCAGACCAGTCGAGCACACTGGAATTAACTTCCATTAACCCTGTTTTTGGTAGTGATAGCGACCTGAAAACTCTGCTGGACCGAGCACATCGAAAAGGTGACCCTTGATCTTTGTCCTCTCACACAAAAACAACATGCCTACTGGTTTGTTCTAAAATTTGGAAGGTTTTCTAAAAAATCAACCCAATCATTTTACATTAGACAGAACTGGCGAGATGGGTCACAGGATAGTTTTTTCTGATTCTTATAACTCCTGTTGCTGTGTTATAGGGGAGCTGTCTAAAATAGCAGTGAGCTGTCAGTTTAACTTCTGACCTCCTGCTTTTTGTCATATTGTGACTAGAAGACCTTCATTTTCAAACAGGATTTTTCATGTTCTAATTTTTAAaccttttgattttgaaaaatggaaaGTGTACATATCATTTGATGAAATGTATAGACCTGAAACAAAATATACAGAACTGAGTTATCTTTCAATCAAGTGTTTAAGTACCTACAACACTTCACAGACACGTACAATATTGTAGATACCTACATTATGCCATTTTAATGGCCACATGGAGGCAGGGTCATCATTCAAAGGGGGTCCGTggaacatttcagagaaaaaaattatttaaaaaaatgtaaagaaagaaAAGTTAACATTTAccgaatttgacattattactgtttcattatgaaatcttgaaattaatcatgattattttattctattgacagtCGTATTTTTTAACAGTTATAAATAAACAGAAATCTTCATAGATACTTCTTATTTACATCTAAGCATTCATCTCTCGTTCCATGCAATGTGCATACAGTACTTTCAAGAatagtttgtatttgttttgtaaCTTTCTAGGGATTTTCTCTTTGTCACTGttacctttagcttgctcactggggcttGTAAGGCAATATTTTCAGCAAAACTGCTTCTgaactttttttattatgaaaagtGCAAAACATATACATTTGGTTTCTCTGTTACTTTTATAAATGTAACACTCTAATACTGGAAAGAAAACAGATATACAGTCAACGTAATACAAAATAAAGAGTTTTcacataatattttaatatttgattttAGCTTTTGtccaataacaatataaaagccagttatttcattttacaaacttttattatattatgtttaatttttttctcacacATAATATATGGGTCTTCTTTAAACAAGAAAATGTACAGCTACTTTTGTAGGGGAtcgtcatatttgggggtccatggcatcaaaaagtttgaaaaccccagcCTTTGTGGACCTTAGTGGGCCCTGCTCATTACAGGGCCTGGGGCAATGTTCCCAGTTGTTCTGGTTTGTTGACTCTCCTCTTCTCTGTCTCCCtaaactcactctctctcaggAATCTCCATAGTGCTAGATCTAACACCCAATTATGAGGGAATTTCTGCCTGGTTCAACAATGCTGCCACTGTTGCTGAGCGACTCAAAGTAAGTGCTTACAAGAACGGAGTAGGTACTGTATTTATGTGACTGGTCAATCAGTGGGAGGGAAGATTAAATGATTTAGAGGTTTATGAAATGTCCTAAGCAGGGAAAAATGTATCTCCTAGTGTAGAACCTTACCTCTGATActagcatatactgtaaatatgaaccaaagtaagaaaaagaaaaaaaaaaatgaccactaatagtgatttaataattaatcatttgttTCACTAGTGATTAAgggaaaataaagtttttaaaccATTTCACTTTTGTTAGGAAGCCTGCGTGCACTGGCTCCTTAAAGGAGTGGATGGCATCTTCTTATCTGACCTGAGAGAGATTGTAAATGCAGAAGCCTGGATGTCTATTGAAGCTATATTCAACAAGACTGATGGGACCAAAAAAACGTATGTGCCAGTGTGCTTGAAGATTTCAGTTTATATAGGGTCAGAACTTTGCTGAATGTGAAAGCtgtaaatgttttagtaaaatagAGGCATCTGCTGACCAGATTGGAGTATTGATTACAGCTAGTGAATAGTAGTTTGGTGTTTtacccaagtaggtatagctgctgGCCAGAATCTCTAAAACAaggcggggttactccagaaggggcggGCTTAATCCAAAAGGGGTTtatgccaactccaaaagggggcaacACTTCCACAcactgttagggttaggttaggggctctctATATCTTTACGGTCATTTTacagagaaggatatagctgcagacaGAGCTCCAAAAGGGGCCGGGAGCAGAAATAGCTGGCTGGGTAGTAGTTGTACTGTATTTTCTTACTCAGGTACTTGTGATTGTGTAAACACCAATATtgttttttacaattttgggAATAACCAGATatctctttgtttctctctctctctctctgtctctctctctctccctcatcaCCACTTACAGGGCTCTGATGGGCTCTGTCACTGGTCTCTCTGTGGATGATGTCTCTGTCCTACTTAACCGCTCTAATGTTGACCTGCTCCTGACTGGACTCCCTAATCCGGACGAGTCTGGTGCCATCCAGGCTCTGTCAATACAGAAACTCTACTCTAATCATCCCCAGACCAGCCTGGGCTGGAGCCTGAGTGGACGGACCATGGGCTCTTTGGCTTCTAGGACTCCAGCAGTGCCTGTAAGGCTCTTTCAGACCCTGCTGTTCACCTTGCCGGGCACACCTGTGTTTAATGCTGGGGATGAGGTCGGACTGAAATTAGGGGTGAGTAGAGAATGAGAG is part of the Myxocyprinus asiaticus isolate MX2 ecotype Aquarium Trade chromosome 2, UBuf_Myxa_2, whole genome shotgun sequence genome and encodes:
- the LOC127453764 gene encoding 4F2 cell-surface antigen heavy chain-like translates to MNKEEEMKEVELNEMDQEKQPMTGEAPTGTEKNGCVKVKVPEDTEVKFTGLSKEELMKVAGTTGWVRTRWILLVLFWLGWVGMLAGAIVIIVQAPRCKPIPEMNWWNEGLLYQISDVNAFSESGLKGVEEKLDYLNQMKVKGLVLGPIHTVQADQSSTLELTSINPVFGSDSDLKTLLDRAHRKGISIVLDLTPNYEGISAWFNNAATVAERLKEACVHWLLKGVDGIFLSDLREIVNAEAWMSIEAIFNKTDGTKKTALMGSVTGLSVDDVSVLLNRSNVDLLLTGLPNPDESGAIQALSIQKLYSNHPQTSLGWSLSGRTMGSLASRTPAVPVRLFQTLLFTLPGTPVFNAGDEVGLKLGEKPEAMWELESQAEDGNATTKSVQEERTAVRDFFKSLSDLKGKERALLHGEFVSLYSSPSALAFLRIWDQSERFLVAINWGNAAVTMTLTNSDLPAEARVRATTNAENLAVNSMVSIEKLELGSKQAVLLSYPYAG